One Euphorbia lathyris chromosome 1, ddEupLath1.1, whole genome shotgun sequence DNA segment encodes these proteins:
- the LOC136210539 gene encoding uncharacterized protein isoform X1, whose protein sequence is MEAELAELEQVQTVILQRIHNLERRVLPCNTSSTPLPLSSPTPNHDSDERFVDDVEARLSSILRSNAVDDFVFKRVPSDYYEWSLETRREVLSASSVDHLCKSIVLVNTQAPSNVTDCSDRNYSKYYIVVVQYTARFNAETVKNYLYALNDGKIAKKKFNLRLAPEETSAKLTGYEHNAVTCIGLKTDIPVILDEAIVRLSPDFFWLGGGDVDLKLGIRTSEFINFVKPFIFSCSS, encoded by the exons ATGGAAGCAGAGCTTGCGGAGCTGGAGCAAGTCCAAACCGTTATTCTCCAGCGAATACACAACCTAGAACGCCGTGTCCTTCCTTGCAACACCTCCTCTACTCCTCTTCCACTCTCCTCTCCCACCCCAAACCACGACTCCGATGAACGCTTCGTCGATGATGTTGAAGCTCGCCTCTCCTCCATTCTCCGCTCCAATGCCGTCGATGATTTCGTTTTCAAAAGAGTTCCTTCTGATTACTATGAATGGTCTCTCGAGACTCGAAGGGAAGTTCTCTCTGCTTCCTCAGTCGATCATCTCTGCAAAAGCATTGTTCTG GTGAATACACAGGCTCCATCTAATGTTACTGACTGTAGTGACCGCAATTATTCAAAGTATTACATTGTTGTTGTTCAG TACACTGCCCGATTCAATGCTGAAACTGTTAAAAACTATTTGTATGCACTCAATGATGGCAAGATAGCAAAAAAGAAATTCAACT TGAGGCTTGCTCCTGAGGAGACATCTGCCAAGTTGACTGGATATGAGCATAATGCTGTAACATGTATTGGCTTGAAAACAGACATTCCG GTTATTTTGGATGAAGCAATTGTGAGGCTGAGTCCTGATTTCTTCTGGTTGGGTGGTGGAGACGTAGATCTGAAGCTGGGTATAAGGACCTCAGAATTTATCAACTTTGTTAAACCTTTCATCTTCAGTTGCAGTTCATAA
- the LOC136210539 gene encoding uncharacterized protein isoform X2 translates to MNGLSRLEGKFSLLPQSIISAKVNTQAPSNVTDCSDRNYSKYYIVVVQYTARFNAETVKNYLYALNDGKIAKKKFNLRLAPEETSAKLTGYEHNAVTCIGLKTDIPVILDEAIVRLSPDFFWLGGGDVDLKLGIRTSEFINFVKPFIFSCSS, encoded by the exons ATGAATGGTCTCTCGAGACTCGAAGGGAAGTTCTCTCTGCTTCCTCAGTCGATCATCTCTGCAAAA GTGAATACACAGGCTCCATCTAATGTTACTGACTGTAGTGACCGCAATTATTCAAAGTATTACATTGTTGTTGTTCAG TACACTGCCCGATTCAATGCTGAAACTGTTAAAAACTATTTGTATGCACTCAATGATGGCAAGATAGCAAAAAAGAAATTCAACT TGAGGCTTGCTCCTGAGGAGACATCTGCCAAGTTGACTGGATATGAGCATAATGCTGTAACATGTATTGGCTTGAAAACAGACATTCCG GTTATTTTGGATGAAGCAATTGTGAGGCTGAGTCCTGATTTCTTCTGGTTGGGTGGTGGAGACGTAGATCTGAAGCTGGGTATAAGGACCTCAGAATTTATCAACTTTGTTAAACCTTTCATCTTCAGTTGCAGTTCATAA
- the LOC136210540 gene encoding cytochrome P450 CYP749A22-like: MGIKGPIQHLLHLEVLPKVLPHIYAWNKLYGMNFLSWRGPQAQMTVTEVELVKEILNNKGGMFTKRKPDLFIQKFLGDGLVTTVGEKWSRLRKLSNHSFHSDSLKGMILAMIASVEMMLDRWRQNKEKEIELSKELKLLTSEVISWTAFGSSYLEGQHIFDRLM, encoded by the exons ATGGGAATTAAAGGACCTATCCAACATCTATTGCACCTCGAAGTGCTTCCCAAAGTACTGCCTCACATTTATGCCTGGAACAAGCTTTATG GGATGAATTTCCTGAGTTGGCGAGGTCCTCAAGCTCAAATGACAGTGACAGAAGTTGAGCTAGTTAAAGAGATTTTGAACAACAAAGGTGGAATGTTCACCAAAAGAAAACCAGATCTTTTCATTCAGAAGTTCTTAGGGGATGGACTTGTAACAACTGTAGGAGAAAAATGGTCTAGACTTCGAAAATTATCCAATCATTCTTTCCATTCTGACTCCTTGAAG GGAATGATTCTAGCAATGATTGCAAGTGTAGAGATGATGCTTGATAGGTGGAGACaaaataaagagaaagaaatagagctTTCTAAAGAATTAAAGCTTTTAACATCCGAAGTTATTTCCTGGACAGCTTTTGGCAGCAGCTACTTAGAAGGACAGCACATTTTTGATAGGCTAATGTAG